In Pseudomonas rhizosphaerae, one DNA window encodes the following:
- a CDS encoding glycine zipper 2TM domain-containing protein: protein MNKSLLIGAVLGAVGVTAGGAVATYSLVNKGPEYADVLAAEPIKQQIKTPREVCKDVTVTRQKPVQDQHQIVGSVLGAVAGGLLGNQVGGGNGKKIATVAGAVGGGYAGNKVQEGMQGRDTYSTTQTRCNTVNDISDKVVGYNVKYQLDGKVGQVRMDRDPGSQIPVNKQGQLILGENQAGQ, encoded by the coding sequence GTGAATAAGTCGTTGCTGATTGGTGCAGTGCTGGGTGCTGTCGGTGTTACCGCCGGAGGCGCCGTTGCAACCTACAGCCTCGTGAACAAAGGCCCCGAGTACGCCGACGTATTGGCCGCAGAGCCGATCAAACAGCAGATCAAGACGCCGCGCGAAGTGTGCAAGGACGTCACTGTGACTCGGCAGAAGCCGGTCCAGGATCAGCACCAGATCGTCGGTAGCGTTCTGGGTGCGGTCGCCGGTGGCCTGCTCGGTAACCAGGTCGGCGGCGGCAACGGCAAGAAGATTGCGACCGTGGCCGGTGCGGTGGGCGGTGGCTACGCAGGCAACAAGGTGCAGGAAGGCATGCAGGGACGTGACACCTACAGCACGACACAGACCCGCTGCAACACGGTCAACGACATCAGCGACAAGGTCGTGGGCTACAACGTTAAGTACCAGCTCGACGGCAAGGTCGGCCAGGTGCGCATGGACCGCGACCCCGGCTCGCAGATCCCGGTGAACAAGCAGGGTCAATTGATCCTAGGTGAGAATCAGGCCGGGCAATAA
- a CDS encoding LysR family transcriptional regulator: MMHFTLRQLKYFVAAVEQDSIAEASRQLHISQPSISVAIKNLEEAFNQPLFVRHHAQGVSLTAGGGRIYEKAKELLRLSQELEQDSRAENGNVSGTIAIGCFESAAPLYMPKLVAGFKSLYPEVAIQLYDGEQHELMHGLHRGRFDLAFLYDLELGNTIHKQALNAPHKPYALLPLDHPLAQRTSVTLQALSEEPMILLDAVPSRSYFMDIFTEKGYAPVVAYSSPSIEMVRCMVGQGLGFSVLVTRPCSHTTYDGKLLAHLEIEDDMPASTLVMAHLRNNQPSRATRLFMEYCRSVELTPPGPAARVGEGEPGAYCPA; encoded by the coding sequence TTGATGCACTTCACCCTTCGGCAACTCAAATACTTCGTGGCGGCTGTCGAACAGGACAGCATTGCCGAAGCGTCCAGGCAATTGCATATATCCCAGCCGTCCATCTCCGTGGCCATCAAGAATCTCGAAGAAGCCTTCAATCAACCCTTGTTCGTCCGCCATCATGCCCAAGGTGTTTCACTCACGGCCGGAGGCGGCAGGATCTATGAAAAGGCCAAGGAGTTATTGAGGCTGTCTCAGGAATTGGAACAGGATTCGCGCGCCGAGAATGGCAATGTTTCAGGCACCATTGCCATTGGCTGTTTCGAGTCGGCCGCGCCGTTGTACATGCCCAAGTTGGTGGCCGGATTCAAGAGCCTGTACCCGGAAGTGGCCATTCAACTTTATGACGGCGAACAGCACGAGCTGATGCACGGCCTGCACCGTGGTCGCTTCGACCTGGCCTTTCTCTACGACCTGGAGCTGGGCAACACCATCCACAAACAAGCCCTCAACGCGCCCCACAAGCCCTATGCCCTGCTACCGCTCGACCATCCTCTGGCGCAACGAACCTCTGTCACTTTGCAGGCCCTGAGCGAGGAACCGATGATCCTGCTCGATGCCGTTCCCAGCCGCAGTTACTTCATGGATATCTTCACCGAGAAGGGCTATGCGCCGGTCGTTGCCTACAGCTCGCCTTCCATCGAGATGGTGCGCTGCATGGTGGGACAAGGCTTGGGGTTTTCGGTGTTAGTCACCCGGCCATGCAGCCACACGACCTACGACGGCAAGCTGCTGGCGCATCTGGAGATCGAGGACGACATGCCGGCGTCGACCCTGGTGATGGCGCACCTGCGCAACAACCAGCCGAGTCGGGCGACTCGGCTGTTCATGGAGTATTGCCGCAGTGTGGAGCTGACGCCGCCGGGGCCGGCGGCGCGTGTGGGTGAGGGGGAACCTGGGGCTTATTGCCCGGCCTGA